One Cryptomeria japonica unplaced genomic scaffold, Sugi_1.0 HiC_scaffold_124, whole genome shotgun sequence DNA window includes the following coding sequences:
- the LOC131054170 gene encoding uncharacterized protein LOC131054170: protein MVTNKGDCTTNLQGFSQHTPITVNAKDGTEASKSDEVTNLKRLNEHLLTTITNDRKEIDGLKNKLRLCDDANNKLLETVTSDKNKWISCEKDMKGTISELEYKLKEARNLSENHEMLFSQLGREKSLLENRLKESSDVIQELQGLKSELDQTKQLSENLGKLCAQLGQEKNELENNLKKSNDVIKELQNKVTEDRSLWDASKTKLEGTIVEVENKLDSVVQERNVLSQKHKDLCGSYRNEKKGWKKCNGGANMKLKAKMTENQGLWDSYRVNLEGKVAELQNEMTNSKSLNERLLTTITNDRKEIDGLKNKLIMCDDANNKLLETITSDKNKWTSYEKKMKSTISELGQGKNELENDLKKSNDVIRELQDKMTEDRSLWDASKTKLEATIVEVQTKLDTVVKERNELSQKHEDLYTSYRNDKNELKKCNDGAMKLKAKMAEDKGLWDSCRANLKGKVARLQNEILDERKSSQKHQELLTKLRQEKIEMENKFIKINDTTKKLNAKITEDKLLWDSCQEKLEKQVSELQNELNEARVFSQGREELCSELRRAKTDLEEKVLQLEGDLNEARILIKKHEELRSELMKEKNEMQNKVTECNDETEELKAKLAERGFLWDSSKTELEATVAGLQNELKETRLLSLKHEEACIQLRHEKTKLEDELKDLDDTNEELHAKMTENGWLWDTCKANLEGTVIKLQKKLNETKILAHNNQVLYNEISREKSEMETNFHQSINEAKQLKDKIAEEGHLWDISKREFEVTFAKLQNELNEARMLSQKHEDSWSQSEQEKTELENNFNQSINEIQQLKEKLAEDRHKWDSYKREFEITIAKLQNELNEARMLSQKHEDLWSQSEQEKNDLEKTLIGLQNEVDETKILTVKDQELCKVLREENNRIGNKLKQCNDSIGKLNTKVKEDQLLWVCNKEDLESRVAVVQYEKETLIQEYKALWAHLRDEKYELEEKLKECNDRNKELHAQMREDCRLWEACKAKFENSAARLQNNFNKSINEIKQLKEKLAEDKHMWNTSKGEFEVTIAKLQNELNEARMLSHKHEDLCSQSEHEKYELEKTFIRLQNKLDETNILREKDQELCNVLREENNWLGNKLKDCNDRIAELNKKIEEDERLWVTNKSDLERKVAGLQSEKGVLSKEYKLLWAHLTDEKDELENKLRECKDRNMELHAQMREDCRLWEACKANFEDSVAGLQNKLDLMTNEGMILSQEYVELCIECEFLKAQLGDYNDILSSMEDETRSLISLSESNANTVEALQTQVRMITHEHTHLSMKYEELTNENESQKLKLENYNHRLDSVKNERNSLRSTSESREEALLQENGSLKQQVHELQSKLGMWANDYKQVPTDDMLDSETEERQLLTSLSETSDKVMEDPVIENRTVKREALQLYQENQQLQKDISSKKSLIQTKDGNITELNAKKIKLKNAVEVLEEIGRKNTQVLKEYGGIREEQVTRKESEEKRKEGSGRVSHRNQTAFIGNLMSCILLDIEKSDVSRCLSTATKNIILPSDALLCGCPYGWFGGIV from the coding sequence ATGGTAACTAATAAAGGCGATTGTACAACAAATTTGCAGGGTTTTAGCCAACACACACCGATAACAGTAAATGCAAAAGATGGCACAGAAGCGAGCAAAAGTGATGAGGTGACAAATTTGAAAAGACTGAATGAACATTTACTGACTACAATTACCAATGATAGAAAAGAAATAGACGGGTTGAAAAACAAATTGAGATTGTGTGATGATGCCAATAACAAATTGCTTGAAACGGTGACGTCAGATAAAAACAAGTGGATTTCTTGTGAAAAGGATATGAAAGGTACAATTTCAGAGTTAGAATATAAGCTCAAAGAAGCCAGAAATTTGAGTGAGAATCATGAAATGTTGTTCAGTCAATTGGGACGAGAAAAAAGTCTGTTGGAAAATAGGTTGAAAGAAAGTAGTGATGTAATTCAGGAATTACAAGGGCTTAAAAGTGAGCTTGATCAAACAAAACAATTGAGTGAGAATCTTGGAAAATTGTGTGCTCAATTAGGGCAGGAAAAAAATGAGCtggaaaataatttgaaaaaatccAATGATGTGATTAAGGAATTACAAAATAAAGTGACCGAGGATAGGAGCTTGTGGGATGCTTCCAAAACAAAATTGGAAGGAACAATTGTGGAGGTAGAAAATAAGCTTGATTCTGTGGTGCAGGAAAGAAATGTATTGAGTCAGAAACATAAGGACTTATGCGGTAGCTACAGAAATGAAAAAAAAGGGTGGAAAAAATGCAATGGTGGTGCTAATATGAAATTAAAAGCAAAGATGACTGAGAATCAGGGATTGTGGGATTCATATAGGGTGAATTTGGAAGGAAAAGTCGCGGAGCTGCAGAATGAGATGACAAATTCGAAAAGCCTGAATGAACGTTTACTGACTACAATTACCAATGATAGAAAAGAAATAGATGGGTTGAAAAACAAATTGATAATGTGTGATGATGCCAATAACAAATTGCTTGAAACAATCACTTCAGATAAAAACAAGTGGACTTCTTATGAGAAAAAGATGAAAAGTACAATTTCAGAGTTAGGGCAGGGAAAAAACGAGCTGGAAAATGATTTGAAAAAATCCAATGATGTGATTAGGGAGTTACAAGATAAAATGACTGAAGATAGGAGCTTGTGGGATGCTTCCAAGACAAAACTGGAAGCGACAATTGTGGAGGTACAAACTAAGCTTGACACTGTAGTGAAGGAAAGAAATGAATTGAGCCAGAAACATGAGGACTTGTACACTAGCTACAGAAATgacaaaaatgaattgaaaaaatGCAATGATGGTGCTATGAAATTAAAAGCAAAGATGGCTGAGGATAAGGGATTGTGGGATTCATGTAGGGCGAATTTGAAAGGAAAAGTTGCACGGCTGCAAAATGAGATCCTTGACGAAAGAAAATCTAGCCAGAAACACCAAGAATTGTTGACTAAATTGAGGCAAGAAAAAATTGAGATGGAAAATAAGTTCATAAAAATCAATGATACTACTAAGAAATTGAATGCAAAGATTACTGAAGATAAGCTGTTGTGGGATTCTTGTCAGGAGAAGTTGGAAAAACAGGTTTCAGAGCTACAAAATGAGCTTAATGAAGCAAGGGTATTCAGCCAAGGACGTGAAGAACTGTGCAGTGAGCTGAGACGAGCAAAAACTGATTTGGAAGAAAAAGTTTTACAGCTCGAAGGTGATCTTAATGAAGCAAGAATTTTGATTAAGAAACATGAAGAATTGCGCTCTGAATTAATGAAAGAAAAGAACGAAATGCAAAATAAGGTAACAGAATGCAATGATGAGACTGAAGAATTGAAGGCAAAATTGGCTGAACGTGGGTTCTTGTGGGATTCTTCTAAGACAGAGTTGGAAGCCACTGTTGCAGGGCTGCAAAATGAGCTCAAAGAAACAAGATTGTTGAGCCTGAAACATGAAGAAGCATGCATTCAACTAAGGCATGAGAAAACAAAATTGGAAGACGAGTTGAAAGACTTGGATGATACGAATGAGGAATTACATGCCAAAATGACTGAAAACGGTTGGCTTTGGGATACTTGTAAGGCGAATTTAGAAGGTACAGTAATAAAGCTGCAGAAAAAGCTTAATGAAACAAAGATTCTGGCCCACAATAATCAAGTCTTATACAATGAAATAAGTAGAGAAAAAAGTGAGATGGAAACTAATTTTCATCAATCCATCAATGAAGCTAAACAATTAAAGGATAAAATAGCTGAAGAAGGGCACTTGTGGGATATATCTAAGCGAGAATTTGAAGTTACATTTGCAAAACTGCAAAATGAGCTTAATGAAGCGAGAATGTTAAGCCAGAAGCATGAAGATTCGTGGTCTCAGTCAGAACAGGAAAAAACTGAGTTGGAAAATAATTTTAATCAATCTATTAATGAAATTCAGCAATTAAAGGAAAAATTGGCTGAAGATAGGCACAAGTGGGATAGTTATAAGAGAGAATTTGAAATTACAATTGCAAAACTGCAAAATGAGCTCAACGAAGCGAGGATGCTAAGCCAGAAGCATGAAGATTTGTGGTCTCAATCAGaacaagaaaaaaatgatttgGAAAAGACTCTTATAGGGCTACAAAATGAAGTTGATGAAACAAAGATTTTGACAGTGAAAGACCAAGAGCTGTGTAAGGTGCTCAGAGAAGAAAACAATCGGATAGGAAATAAGTTGAAACAATGCAATGACAGTATTGGGAAATTAAATACAAAAGTTAAAGAAGACCAGCTATTGTGGGTTTGTAATAAGGAGGATTTGGAAAGCAGAGTTGCAGTTGTGCAGTATGAGAAAGAGACATTGATCCAGGAATATAAAGCTCTGTGGGCCCATTTAAGAGATGAAAAATATGAGTTGGAAGAAAAACTGAAAGAATGCAACGATAGGAATAAGGAATTGCATGCACAGATGAGAGAAGATTGCCGCTTGTGGGAAGCTTGTAAGGCAAAATTTGAAAACTCTGCTGCAAGGCtacaaaataattttaataaatccATTAATGAAATTAAACAATTAAAGGAAAAATTGGCTGAAGATAAGCACATGTGGAATACTTCTAAGGGAGAATTTGAAGTTACAATTGCAAAACTGCAAAATGAGCTTAATGAAGCGAGAATGTTAAGCCATAAGCATGAGGATTTGTGCTCCCAATCAGAACATGAAAAATATGAGTTGGAAAAGACTTTTATACGGCTACAAAATAAGCTTGATGAAACAAACATTTTGAGAGAGAAAGACCAAGAATTGTGTAATGTGCTAAGAGAAGAGAATAATTGGTTAGGAAATAAGTTGAAAGACTGCAATGATAGGATTGcggaattaaataaaaaaattgaagaagacGAGAGGTTGTGGGTTACTAATAAGTCTGATTTGGAAAGAAAAGTTGCAGGTCTGCAGTCTGAGAAAGGGGTATTGAGCAAGGAATATAAACTTCTGTGGGCCCATTTAACAGATGAAAAAGATGAGTTGGAAAACAAACTGAGAGAATGCAAAGATAGGAATATGGAATTGCATGCACAGATGAGAGAAGATTGCCGCTTGTGGGAAGCTTGTAAGGCAAACTTCGAAGACTCTGTTGCAGGTTTACAAAATAAGCTCGATTTGATGACTAATGAAGGAATGATTTTGAGCCAAGAATATGTAGAACTGTGCATTGAATGCGAATTTTTGAAGGCACAGCTGGGAGATTATAATGATATACTAAGCTCTATGGAAGATGAAACAAGGAGTCTAATCTCTCTCTCAGAGAGCAATGCAAACACAGTGGAGGCCTTGCAAACTCAAGTGCGAATGATCACCCATGAACATACACATTTGAGCATGAAATATGAAGaacttacaaatgaaaatgaatctCAGAAATTGAAATTGGAAAATTATAATCATAGGCTTGATTCAGTGAAAAATGAGAGGAACTCACTTAGATCTACGTCAGAAAGTAGGGAGGAGGCTTTGCTCCAAGAAAATGGTTCATTGAAACAACAAGTCCATGAGCTTCAAAGCAAGTTGGGTATGTGGGCTAATGATTACAAACAAGTTCCCACTGATGATATGCTCGATTCAGAAACAGAGGAGAGGCAATTACTCACATCTCTATCAGAAACCAGTGATAAAGTGATGGAAGATCCGGTTATAGAGAACAGAACAGTGAAACGAGAAGCCCTTCAACTTTATCAAGAAAACCAACAATTACAAAAGGACATATCTAGTAAAAAGTCATTAATTCAAACAAAAGATGGAAATATTACAGAATTGAATGCAAAAAAGATTAAACTTAAGAATGCTGTCGAAGTGTTGGAAGAGATTGGAAGAAAAAATACCCAAGTactgaaagaatatggaggtatAAGGGAAGAGCAAGTGACGAGAAAGGAAAGTGAGGAGAAAAGGAAGGAGGGCAGTGGGAGGGTTTCACATCGAAACCAAACAGCCTTTATTGGTAATTTGATGTCTTGCATTCTTCTAGATATTGAGAAGTCTGACGTAAGCAGATGCTTGTCAACTGCCACaaaaaatatcattcttccttctgatGCACTACTTTGTGGATGTCCTTATGGCTGGTTTGGTGGGATAGTATAA